GCCCATGAACTGGGACACTTCAAGCGTCGTCATATCGTCAAGCGCATCATCTGGACCTTTGTGCTGATGCTGGGCCTGTTGTGGGTGCTCGGCCAACTGATGCAGGAAGCGTGGTTTTACAACGGTCTGGGCGTACAAACCCAAAGCACCGCCGCCGCGCTGACGCTGTTTTTCATGGTGCTACCGGTGTTTACCTTTCTGTTTGCGCCGATTGGCTCGTGGTTGTCGCGCAAGCATGAGTTCGAGGCCGATGAATATGCCGCGCAGCAATCTTCTGCCCGCGATCTGATCAACGCCCTGGTCAAGCTCTACCGTGACAACGCTTCAACGCTGACGCCCGATCCACTGCATAGCGTGTATTACGACAGCCATCCGCCCGCCAGTTTGCGCGTGGCGGCACTCAAGCGCCTGGCCTGAAACCGGACGGCCCGCCGCTTGTTTTAAACCGATATTTTGTGTGATGCAGGAAGCAATGACCTTTACGCCCGACTTTAGCCGTACTTTGTGTCTGACCTCACGATGAGCGATAGCGCCCGCATCATTGCCAGCCATGGCCGCGCCTACATCATCGAGTTACCCGATGGCCGCCGCCTGAGCGCTAGCGCCCGTGGCAAGAAAACCGACTTTGCCTGCGGCGACAATGTTGCCATCAAGGTGCTCAATGACGAACAGGCGGTGATTGAGAAAGCTCTGGAACGCAAAACGCTGTTGTATCGCTCGGATCAATGGCGCTCCAAGCTGATCGCCGCCAACGTTACGCAAATTGCCATCGTGGTGGCGCCGGTTCCCAGTTATCTGGATGAACTGATTGGCCGCACGCTGCTAGCCGCCGAATCGCAAGATATCGAACCATTGATTGTGCTGAACAAGTGCGACCTGCCTGAGGCCGTGAAAGCCCGCGAAGCACTGCGCTATTACGAAACGCTGGGTTATCCGCTGCTGGCCTTGTCGGCCAAAGAAGATGTCTCGCCGCTGCGAGCCAAGTTGCAAGGGCACACCTCCGTGCTGGTCGGGCAATCGGGCATGGGCAAGTCGACCTTGCTCAACGCGCTGATCCCGGAAGCCCGTGCGCGGGTGAACGATATTTCCACCGCACTGGATACCGGCAAGCACACCACCACGCACGCCACCCTCTACCATCTTGATGAGCAATCGGCGCTCATTGACTCACCCGGCGTGCAGTCGTTCGGGCTGGCGCATCTCAAAGAAGAGACACTGCCCAATCTGATGCCGGATTTACGCCCGTACGTTGGGCAATGCCGCTTCCACAACTGCCGGCATCGCCACGAGCCCGATTGCGCCATACTCAATGCAGCCAAAAGTGGCGCAATTGCCCAATCCCGCATGGACTTGCTCCACCGCCTGCAAGACGAACTGGCCCAGGTCAGCACCTGGTAATTGTGCGCCTGGCGCGTCCGCAAAGTTGCTCAACACAGGGGATTGATATGACAATCAAGTATGCTGAGCACGTTACACCTGTCATCCTTGATCGTGCGCGCTGCGCGATGCAGTGATTTTGATATATTGATATAGCCGTAACCTGCAAGCTTCGACATGCCCGCACAACGTGCCTTACATCTTTATCGCCAGACCCAGCACGCCGGTGACGACGAGCGGGTAACTCGTCATGCGCCGCTGGTGAAGCGCATCGCCTACCATCTGGTATCGCGCCTGCCCGCCAGCGTGGATGTTGAAGACCTGATCCAGGTGGGTTTGATCGGACTGATGGAAGCGGCCCGCAATTTTGATCCGGCCGCCGGGGTGCAGTTTGAAACCTTCGCCTCGCAGCGCATACGCGGTGCCATGATTGACGAGTTGCGCAACGCCGACT
This genomic interval from Silvimonas soli contains the following:
- the rsgA gene encoding ribosome small subunit-dependent GTPase A; translated protein: MSDSARIIASHGRAYIIELPDGRRLSASARGKKTDFACGDNVAIKVLNDEQAVIEKALERKTLLYRSDQWRSKLIAANVTQIAIVVAPVPSYLDELIGRTLLAAESQDIEPLIVLNKCDLPEAVKAREALRYYETLGYPLLALSAKEDVSPLRAKLQGHTSVLVGQSGMGKSTLLNALIPEARARVNDISTALDTGKHTTTHATLYHLDEQSALIDSPGVQSFGLAHLKEETLPNLMPDLRPYVGQCRFHNCRHRHEPDCAILNAAKSGAIAQSRMDLLHRLQDELAQVSTW